From Roseisolibacter agri, a single genomic window includes:
- the kdsB gene encoding 3-deoxy-manno-octulosonate cytidylyltransferase — protein MRLLAVIPARLGATRLPRKPLRLLGGQPLVVRVWERITALDVAERCVVATDDEQVAAVVRAAGGEAVLTRSDHPSGTDRVAEVAMRDEFVGYDAVVNIQGDEPFASAGVVHAASSLVTQQGFALGTVACPAPADVLVRPDVVKVVATDAGRALYFSRAPLPFLREPDDAADRARRDALVRRHVGIYAYTRDALARWVALPPHPLEQIERLEQLRPLADGMAMGVAVVHEAPPPGIDTEDDLVEANARWPEWAAGVGGGSTPSSSHSHTPASEARSGAPLTLPA, from the coding sequence ATGCGCCTGCTCGCCGTGATCCCCGCGCGGCTCGGCGCCACGCGCCTGCCGCGCAAGCCGCTGCGCCTCCTTGGCGGCCAACCGCTCGTCGTCCGCGTCTGGGAGCGCATCACCGCGCTCGACGTGGCCGAACGCTGCGTGGTCGCGACCGACGATGAGCAGGTGGCCGCCGTCGTGCGCGCGGCCGGTGGTGAGGCCGTCCTCACCCGCAGCGACCACCCCTCCGGCACCGACCGCGTCGCCGAGGTGGCGATGCGCGACGAGTTCGTCGGTTACGACGCGGTGGTAAATATCCAGGGCGACGAGCCCTTCGCCAGTGCAGGAGTCGTGCACGCGGCCTCGTCCCTCGTGACGCAGCAGGGCTTCGCGCTCGGCACCGTCGCCTGCCCGGCGCCGGCCGACGTCCTCGTGCGGCCCGACGTCGTGAAGGTGGTCGCCACGGACGCGGGGCGCGCGTTGTACTTTTCGCGCGCGCCGCTGCCCTTCCTCCGCGAGCCGGACGACGCGGCGGATCGGGCTCGGCGCGATGCGCTGGTGCGTCGGCACGTCGGCATCTACGCCTACACGCGCGACGCGCTCGCGCGCTGGGTCGCGCTGCCGCCGCATCCGCTGGAGCAGATCGAGCGGCTCGAGCAGCTGCGCCCCCTCGCCGACGGCATGGCGATGGGCGTGGCCGTCGTCCACGAGGCACCACCACCCGGCATCGACACCGAGGACGACCTCGTCGAAGCCAACGCGCGCTGGCCCGAGTGGGCGGCGGGCGTCGGTGGCGGTTCGACGCCGTCCTCTTCGCATTCGCACACGCCCGCTTCCGAGGCGCGCTCCGGCGCGCCGCTGACCCTGCCCGCATGA
- a CDS encoding TerC family protein, whose amino-acid sequence MTQPWWLWAAFTLFVLGVLALDLGVFHRKAHAVTAKEAGIWTAVWVSLAAIFCVGIAMTMGRQAALEFAAGYLVEEALSVDNLFVFILIFTYFRVPDELRHRVLFWGIIGALVMRGAMIGAGAVLIDRFHWIIYVFGAFLVYTGVKMAVQGEQEIDPEHNPVLRLVRRVTPVTKGYRGQHFFVQERVGGAEGALRWIATPLFVVLVLVETTDLVFAVDSIPAIFGVTRDPFLVYTSNVFAILGLRSLFFLLAGVIEKFHFLRFGLAAVLAFVGLKMLMSSVFPIPIGVSLGVIAALLGGSIVASLLFPRAADVAHLRGPHDIEDVADGIPDPDEPDALPRRDSA is encoded by the coding sequence ATGACGCAACCGTGGTGGCTGTGGGCGGCGTTTACCCTGTTCGTGCTCGGGGTGCTGGCGCTCGACCTGGGCGTGTTCCACCGGAAGGCGCACGCCGTCACCGCCAAGGAGGCGGGCATCTGGACCGCCGTCTGGGTGTCGCTGGCCGCGATCTTCTGCGTCGGCATCGCGATGACGATGGGACGCCAGGCGGCGCTCGAGTTCGCGGCCGGCTACCTGGTCGAGGAGGCGCTGTCGGTCGACAACCTCTTCGTCTTCATCCTGATCTTCACGTACTTCCGCGTCCCCGACGAGCTACGCCACCGCGTGCTGTTCTGGGGCATCATCGGCGCGCTCGTGATGCGCGGCGCGATGATCGGCGCGGGCGCGGTGCTGATCGACCGCTTCCACTGGATCATCTACGTCTTCGGAGCCTTCCTCGTCTACACGGGCGTCAAGATGGCCGTGCAGGGCGAGCAGGAGATCGATCCCGAGCACAACCCCGTGCTGCGCCTGGTGCGGCGCGTCACGCCGGTGACGAAGGGCTACCGCGGCCAGCACTTCTTCGTGCAGGAGCGCGTCGGCGGCGCGGAGGGCGCGCTGCGCTGGATCGCGACGCCGCTGTTCGTCGTGCTGGTGCTCGTCGAGACGACGGACCTGGTGTTCGCGGTCGATTCGATCCCCGCGATCTTCGGCGTCACGCGCGACCCGTTCCTCGTCTACACGTCGAACGTCTTCGCGATCCTGGGCCTGCGCTCGCTGTTCTTCCTGCTGGCCGGCGTGATCGAGAAGTTCCACTTCCTGCGCTTCGGGCTCGCGGCCGTCCTGGCGTTCGTCGGCCTGAAGATGCTGATGTCGTCGGTCTTCCCGATCCCGATCGGCGTCTCCCTCGGCGTCATCGCGGCGCTGCTGGGCGGATCGATCGTCGCGTCGCTCCTGTTCCCGCGCGCCGCGGACGTGGCGCACCTGCGCGGCCCGCACGACATCGAGGACGTCGCGGACGGCATCCCGGACCCGGACGAGCCGGACGCGCTGCCGCGCCGCGACTCGGCCTGA